Proteins from a genomic interval of Paenibacillus sp. FSL H8-0048:
- a CDS encoding histidine phosphatase family protein, whose product MTTTVYITRHGQTEWNVQKRMQGHQDSPLTPLGVQQAEWLSQAMQDVHLDAVYASSSPRALRTAEIIRGGREIPLTAYDEFKEINLGVWEGREAGELEEQYPEQHQLFWGDPALFSIKGGETFAAVQERALGKLRELIHRHEGGTILIATHTVVVKVLMAYFEDRAMEKLWDLPYIHPTCLCRIDITDGVPEIVLHGDTSHYVTSEGGLES is encoded by the coding sequence ATGACTACTACGGTGTATATTACAAGACACGGGCAGACGGAATGGAATGTGCAGAAGCGGATGCAGGGCCATCAGGATTCGCCACTTACACCGCTTGGGGTGCAACAGGCAGAGTGGTTAAGTCAGGCTATGCAGGATGTCCATCTGGACGCGGTCTATGCCAGCTCCAGCCCCCGGGCGCTGCGGACGGCAGAGATTATCCGGGGCGGCCGGGAGATCCCGCTTACCGCCTATGACGAATTCAAAGAAATTAACCTTGGCGTCTGGGAAGGCCGGGAGGCCGGTGAGCTGGAGGAGCAGTACCCGGAGCAGCACCAGCTATTCTGGGGTGACCCGGCGCTGTTCAGCATCAAGGGCGGCGAGACCTTCGCCGCCGTGCAGGAGCGTGCACTCGGCAAGCTGCGGGAACTCATCCACCGGCATGAAGGCGGCACGATTCTCATTGCCACCCATACGGTAGTAGTGAAGGTGCTGATGGCTTATTTTGAAGACCGTGCCATGGAGAAGCTGTGGGATCTGCCCTACATCCACCCTACCTGCCTATGCAGAATTGATATTACAGACGGCGTGCCGGAGATCGTGCTGCACGGAGATACCAGTCATTATGTGACTAGTGAGGGCGGCCTGGAGTCCTAA
- a CDS encoding aminoglycoside N(3)-acetyltransferase — MEEIQGTLITADRLAADFRRLGVQEGMTLLLHSSFKSLGQWVAGGPVAVILALEQVLGEEGTLVMPTQSSDLTDPSGWSRPPVPEAWWPEIREHMPAYDPDLTPIRGMGIIPDCFRKQRGVRRSSHPIDSFAAWGKHRDVIIDGHGLEYAFGERSPLARIYELGGSVLLLGVDHGNNTSLHLAEHRADYAGKQEVIAGAPMLVDGARQWVEFSDYNWNSDDFAQLGADFDKETGQIAKGFIAASAAQLVPQREIVDYGVKWLERSRR, encoded by the coding sequence ATGGAAGAGATCCAAGGAACACTGATTACGGCAGATAGGCTGGCCGCCGATTTCCGGCGGCTGGGTGTGCAGGAGGGCATGACGCTGCTGCTGCATTCCTCCTTCAAGTCACTCGGGCAGTGGGTGGCCGGCGGACCCGTTGCCGTGATCCTCGCGCTGGAGCAGGTGCTGGGCGAGGAAGGGACACTGGTGATGCCGACGCAATCCTCGGATCTGACCGATCCGTCAGGCTGGAGCAGACCGCCGGTGCCGGAGGCCTGGTGGCCGGAGATCCGGGAGCATATGCCGGCGTATGACCCGGACCTGACGCCTATTCGCGGCATGGGGATTATCCCGGACTGCTTCCGCAAGCAGCGGGGCGTGCGGCGCAGCAGCCATCCGATTGATTCTTTTGCCGCCTGGGGGAAGCACCGGGATGTCATTATTGACGGCCATGGCCTGGAATATGCCTTCGGAGAGCGTTCGCCGCTGGCCCGGATCTATGAGCTGGGTGGAAGCGTGCTGCTGCTGGGCGTGGACCATGGGAACAACACCTCGCTGCATCTGGCGGAGCACCGGGCGGATTATGCCGGGAAGCAGGAAGTGATCGCAGGCGCTCCGATGCTGGTAGACGGTGCCCGGCAATGGGTAGAGTTCAGCGATTACAACTGGAATTCGGATGATTTCGCTCAGCTTGGCGCGGACTTTGACAAGGAGACCGGGCAGATTGCCAAGGGCTTCATTGCAGCATCTGCGGCGCAGCTGGTCCCGCAGCGGGAGATAGTCGATTATGGGGTGAAGTGGCTGGAGCGCAGCCGCAGGTAG
- a CDS encoding response regulator transcription factor, producing the protein MTNLMIVDDERMIRQGLKAMIEREYPSVYNISMAGNGAEALEQYKRERQDVIITDIRMPIMDGITLLARLSAEAGAGGAPAVIILSGHDDFEYAKSAIRYRVKDYLLKPIRREELFEILERIAKEVAERESSSHKQLQETEGYRRELRAARLRSLLMQQEGEVSAAQQEELAGLTLPFTVGVLNYHHSDGTRMKPAEVQGLLEQLSGPLEHKFTEILTDGDGKLVLVGEGESFLELARKAESKELTRLLLGISRESRSADQFRTCYLEACRALQYTFLSPQASFVDYADIQAGRLSFPLPEEELRKLLNMLGTGREKEIKALLGVIFQTEHLLRLDLSYLENVGRSMNERVLDEVFRTHGEASVEVLKLYRQVGNLHNFRHFHDYYRALEHLLLSVNDYIIGIKSAHTEHADMEEAMAYIEANYARPLNMAMVSNYVSLNYSYFSEAFKAYTGESFVLYLKKVRIGHAKELLADNRVKLASVSESVGFENSKQFARVFKELEGISPGEYRAKLLMGRYPGQAEDKES; encoded by the coding sequence ATGACAAATCTGATGATTGTGGATGATGAGAGAATGATCCGTCAAGGTCTGAAGGCGATGATCGAACGGGAATATCCGTCGGTCTACAATATATCGATGGCAGGAAACGGTGCAGAGGCACTGGAGCAGTACAAGCGGGAACGGCAGGATGTGATTATTACGGATATCCGGATGCCGATCATGGACGGGATTACGCTGTTGGCGCGGCTGTCTGCGGAAGCAGGGGCGGGCGGAGCTCCGGCTGTCATTATTCTCAGCGGTCATGATGATTTCGAATATGCCAAAAGCGCGATCCGCTACCGCGTCAAGGACTATCTGCTGAAGCCGATCCGCCGCGAGGAGCTGTTCGAGATTCTCGAACGCATAGCCAAGGAAGTGGCGGAGCGGGAATCCAGCAGCCATAAGCAGCTGCAGGAAACAGAGGGCTACCGCCGCGAGCTGCGGGCGGCCCGTCTGCGCAGTCTGCTGATGCAGCAGGAGGGCGAGGTATCGGCGGCCCAGCAGGAGGAGCTTGCGGGGCTGACGCTGCCTTTTACAGTAGGGGTGCTGAACTATCATCACAGTGACGGTACACGGATGAAGCCGGCAGAAGTGCAAGGGCTGCTGGAGCAGCTGAGCGGACCGCTGGAGCACAAATTCACGGAGATTCTGACAGACGGGGACGGCAAGCTGGTGCTTGTCGGAGAGGGGGAGAGCTTCCTGGAGCTGGCCAGGAAGGCAGAGTCCAAGGAGCTTACGCGGCTGCTGCTCGGAATCAGCAGGGAGAGCCGCAGCGCCGACCAGTTCCGTACCTGTTATCTGGAGGCTTGCCGGGCGCTGCAATACACCTTCCTGTCGCCGCAGGCCAGCTTCGTGGACTATGCGGATATTCAGGCCGGACGGCTGAGCTTCCCGCTCCCGGAGGAGGAGCTGCGCAAGCTGCTCAATATGCTGGGAACCGGGCGGGAGAAGGAGATCAAGGCGCTGCTTGGGGTTATTTTCCAGACGGAGCATCTGCTGAGGCTGGATCTGAGTTACCTGGAGAATGTAGGGCGGAGTATGAATGAACGTGTATTGGATGAGGTGTTCCGTACACACGGCGAAGCTTCGGTGGAGGTACTGAAGCTCTACCGCCAAGTGGGCAACCTGCATAATTTCCGCCATTTCCACGACTATTACCGTGCGCTGGAGCATCTGCTTCTAAGCGTTAACGATTATATTATAGGCATCAAATCTGCTCATACTGAGCATGCCGATATGGAGGAAGCCATGGCCTATATCGAAGCGAACTACGCCCGCCCGCTGAACATGGCGATGGTCAGTAATTACGTGTCTCTCAACTATTCTTATTTCAGTGAGGCGTTCAAGGCTTATACCGGGGAGAGCTTCGTGCTGTATCTCAAAAAAGTCCGCATCGGCCACGCCAAAGAGCTGCTGGCCGATAACCGGGTCAAGCTGGCCTCCGTCTCCGAGTCCGTCGGCTTTGAGAACAGCAAGCAGTTCGCGCGGGTATTCAAGGAGCTGGAGGGCATCTCTCCCGGGGAATACCGGGCGAAGCTGCTGATGGGACGTTATCCCGGACAGGCTGAGGATAAGGAGTCTTAG